The Patescibacteria group bacterium region CGGACTAATGTCAAGGCTTTTATGTTATGGGAAATCTGAGCCAACAAAACCTAAGATATCTGGCTTTCAACCACTTCCCCGAATTCGGAGCAGTAGCTTTTAAAAAAATAATCGCCACCTTCGGCAGCCTAGACGGTTTTTGGCAGGCTGACTACCGCGACTGGCGTCGCAGTGGGCTAAGAATCGAACTATTGGCAAAATTTAGTAATTTCCGAAAAAACTTCTCAAGCGACAAAATAATTAAAATTCTAGAAAAAGAGAATATTAAACTTTTAAACTATGAGGATGTAGATTATCCCTGGTTATTAAAAGAAATCAGTAGCCCGCCGCCGCTTCTTTATTACCAAGGAAATATCAAAGCCCTGAAAATAAAAAATTTGGCTATCGTGGGTAGCCGTGAAGCTTCACCCTCTGCCGCTAATATTATCCATGATTTACTATCACCACTACTAATATATAATATTGGCACTGTTAGCGGTCTAGCTCGAGGCATTGACGCCCTGGCCCACCGGGAAACGCTAAGATGCCGAGGAACGACGACAGCGGTGATGGGGGCCGGACTTAGCCGAAGCAGTTTTTACCCGCGAGACAATTACCAATTATACTTAGACATTTTAGGCCAAGGAGGGTTAATCCTATCTGAATTTTCTCCGCTTACTCCGCCCCTCAAACAAAACTTTCCCCAAAGGAACAGGATAATTGCCGGCTTAAGCCAGGCGGTGTTGGTCATCGAAGCTAAAGAAAAATCCGGGTCTTTGATAACGGCTAGCTATGCTTTAGACTGTAACCGAGAAGTATTAGCCGTTCCGGCTTCGATTAGTCCTGAGTCACCCCAAGGAACGAACGAATTAATCAAACAGGGGGCAAGGATGGTTACTAAGAGCCAGGACATTTTAGAAAGTTTGAACATGCTTTAAGAGAAAAATTTTAGCTTTATCCCAACGAGCCATCAAAACCCTAGCAAGGCTCAAACTTGACACTTCGTCATTAA contains the following coding sequences:
- the dprA gene encoding DNA-processing protein DprA, which produces MGNLSQQNLRYLAFNHFPEFGAVAFKKIIATFGSLDGFWQADYRDWRRSGLRIELLAKFSNFRKNFSSDKIIKILEKENIKLLNYEDVDYPWLLKEISSPPPLLYYQGNIKALKIKNLAIVGSREASPSAANIIHDLLSPLLIYNIGTVSGLARGIDALAHRETLRCRGTTTAVMGAGLSRSSFYPRDNYQLYLDILGQGGLILSEFSPLTPPLKQNFPQRNRIIAGLSQAVLVIEAKEKSGSLITASYALDCNREVLAVPASISPESPQGTNELIKQGARMVTKSQDILESLNML